The genomic stretch TTTTCCCCCCGGCCAAAGCGACCCGAAAGATGTCTTCCCGCACCGCCACACACGCCCGCCAAAAGCTCGCCTTCACCGCCGAGGACTCCCTCGCGAAGCGCCTCGCGGCCTGCAAACGCTTCCTGCGACTCGAGAGCGAGATGATCCGTATGCGCCACCGCGGCGGCGAGTCGGGCCTGCGCATCGCCCAAGCGCGCTCCAACGTCGTCGACGTCCTCTTGCAGCGCCTCATCGCGCCGGCACTCCAGCAGCTCGCGAACGGCGACCGCGATCCCGCCGCCACGCTCGTCGCCCTCGGAGGCTACGGCCGAGCCGAGCTTTGTCCCCTCAGCGACATCGACATCATGTTTCTCTTCCCCGACTCGGTGAAAGAAGCACGGCTGAAAGAGATGCAACAAAAGCTGACCGACGAGGTGCTCTACACGCTCTGGGATCTCGGGCTGAAGATCGGGCACTCGTTCCGCACCATCTCGGACACGCTCACCGAGGCCCGTTCCGACATCCAAACGAAGACCTCGCTGCTGGAGGCACGTTACCTCGCCGGCTCGGAAAACACCTACCGCACATTCGCCCAAGCCTACCGCAACTTCTTCCTCAAGGAGAACCCCAAGGGTTACATCTCCGCACGGCTCGAGGACCAAGCATCGCGTCGCAAGAAGTTCGGAGACACCGTCTTCCTCCAAGAGCCCGACATCAAGAACGGCGTCGGGGGCCTCCGCGATTTCCAGAACGCGATTTGGATGGCCCGGGTGAAGCTCGGTATCACGACCGCGGACGAACTCGTGGAGATGGCCTACCTCAAGCCCGGCGAGCTGCGCGACTTCCGGCAGGCCTACAACTTTCTCCTGCGCGTCCGCAACCAACTCCATTTCGAGAGCAAGAAGCCCACCGACGCCCTCAACCTCGAGAAACAACCCCGCATCGCCCGCGCCCTCGGCTACGACCAGCGCGATCTGCTCGAGCGCGTCGAAGCGTTCATGCGCGACTACTACCGCGCCGCGCAGACGATCTACCGCATCTCCCGCCTGCTCGAGCATCGCCTCGCGCTCGCCACCGAGAACCCCGAGAAGACGAAGGTCTCGTTCAAGGAAGTGATCCGCGCCCGCCGCCACGACCGCTCGAAACGCCTCGACGGCTTCATCCTTCGTGGTCGTGAACTCGCCGCGGAGAACGACGACGTCTTCCAAGACGACCCCATCCGCCTCGTCCGCGTCTTCCGCCACGCCCAACAACTCAACGCCCAGCTCGACTTCGAGCTCGGGAACCTCATTCGCGAAAACCTCCCGAAGCTCACCCGCAAGGTCGTCCAGTCCCACGACGCCAACCGCAGCTTCCGCGCGATCCTCAACGACATCGGCCGCGTCTACCCTGCGCTCCGCGCCATGCACGAACACGGCGTCCTCGGCCGCTTCGTGCCCGAATGGGACGGCCTCACCTGCCTCGTCCAACACGAATACTACCACCGCTACACGGCCGACGTTCACACCCTCAACACCATCCTCGAACTCGATCGCGTCTTCACCGACCCCGAGAAGATCTACTCGCGGTATCGCTTCGAACTCCGCGAGACCTCGCTCCCGGAACTGCTCTACACCGTCCTTCTCCTCCACGACGTCGGCAAGGGAGACGGCATCGAAAACCACGCCGAAGTCGGAGTCCGCATCGCCGAACCCGTCCTCGGCCGGCTCGGCTACGACGAACCACAACGCGAGGTCATCCGCTTTCTCGTCAAAAATCATCTCACGATGGCACGCTTCTGGCAGAAGTTCGATCTGGATGACCCCAAGACCACCGCAGCTTTCGCCGAGATCGTGGGCGACGCCGAGAGGCTTC from Opitutales bacterium ASA1 encodes the following:
- the glnD gene encoding [protein-PII] uridylyltransferase, giving the protein MSSRTATHARQKLAFTAEDSLAKRLAACKRFLRLESEMIRMRHRGGESGLRIAQARSNVVDVLLQRLIAPALQQLANGDRDPAATLVALGGYGRAELCPLSDIDIMFLFPDSVKEARLKEMQQKLTDEVLYTLWDLGLKIGHSFRTISDTLTEARSDIQTKTSLLEARYLAGSENTYRTFAQAYRNFFLKENPKGYISARLEDQASRRKKFGDTVFLQEPDIKNGVGGLRDFQNAIWMARVKLGITTADELVEMAYLKPGELRDFRQAYNFLLRVRNQLHFESKKPTDALNLEKQPRIARALGYDQRDLLERVEAFMRDYYRAAQTIYRISRLLEHRLALATENPEKTKVSFKEVIRARRHDRSKRLDGFILRGRELAAENDDVFQDDPIRLVRVFRHAQQLNAQLDFELGNLIRENLPKLTRKVVQSHDANRSFRAILNDIGRVYPALRAMHEHGVLGRFVPEWDGLTCLVQHEYYHRYTADVHTLNTILELDRVFTDPEKIYSRYRFELRETSLPELLYTVLLLHDVGKGDGIENHAEVGVRIAEPVLGRLGYDEPQREVIRFLVKNHLTMARFWQKFDLDDPKTTAAFAEIVGDAERLRYLYVHTFCDARATAATLWNGYKDTLHTTLFRNTAEHIEHGGAVARQEAKRFEMTKKDLLSRKIPEVSEEEVNAHFSLLPERYFIYTENDEIALHLQMVNRLLKTIIATDAVGSLKPIIEWRDDLERSLTVVNIVTWDRAGLFYKLAGAFSLAGLNIHTAKIISRSDHIAIDTFYVAEPGRGVVQNQKVMDQFQKNVHQALISNKDLYPEIVVQARKSQSKLFSGDENPLLASFTPSVDVYHELSLQRTIVEVQTPDQIGLLYQVSKAIYDHGFDITFARINTERGLAIDTFYIENADKDAVAEVGRLEDLRDTIGRIIAPEQKQVVHF